The window tcttcattttttaattccatTAAGGACCAAAATGCCTCAACATTAAGAGAATACAAACATTAGATATTTTCAGTCGATATTTTGAGTTTgctataaaaaagattttttttttgaaatagtgttcgtttaaaaatatcatttttcgtAAATTGGTAAAATGCAGTCgataaaaagtcactaaattttgTGCAGGTCACAAATTTTATAACGATTAAAAATTTTTCCGACCTTTTTAGCCGGTACATTATGGGAAAGCAGTTTCTTGTAGtattcaaatgtttttaattttgtacggAAAACCTCTTCTTTACTTACCATCAAACGTTCCACTTTTTATGTATCTCTTAATAAGCGTTGTGTTGTAGACAACATCTCGATGTGCACGATAATTTGGTGTGTGAGTTGTAGAAGCTGTTTCATTTTTTGCATTTGTCGTCATGGATACGTTACTTGGCATTGTTGCATTGACCATGTTGGCACTCAAAACTGTCGTAGTGTTAGCAGAATTTGTTGTATTTATTGAACTCTGTGGGGAATTAACAGCCTCTGTAGTGTTCGCTGTAGGCGCGGTGGTGTTCCATGGATCTGTGGTGTTGATAGTGGCGATAGTACTTGGTGTTACTGGCACTGGCATGTGATCATCAAGCGCATCTTTCACGCTTTGTAGGTACACAAGCACTGCGTCGTAGAGGTAAGAAGCAGATTCATAAACGTGTTCCATATGCCCAATCTAGAAAGCACACAGGGTATAGCCAGTGACAGTATGAATCGGTGTACTCATAGTTTTTAGGAGGAATATTACtcgagtttttttttttgacgcaTGCATATGTGAACTATCTAGCGAGACCGTCCATTTAAGAAGGAGTAGTGGAAGAAGGATTGTAAAACTATTTTCAAAAGGTAAATCATTGCTGGTAAAGCCTTTTTAGCCATATTTACTTCTGTGTGAGGTTGCATACCCAAGCACTTTAAAAACAATGCGAAAAAAGAAGGCAATAAAAATTGGTTTTATTAAGCCGAAATAAAAAGCTGAATATGTATCCTGCATGATAATTTGCCCACCTCTGTATAAGGATTGTACGTGTCGAATTCATCGAAGAAGGATTCATTCATTTTGTTCAGAAACGAGGTGTACTTTGTCGTGGGAACATCCTTTGGAGATCGTGCTTTAATATTAATAATTCCATTCAGTATTTCGGCTTCAGTCTGGCCTAAATTCTTTTCCTCCAGAACGAGTAAATCCAAGTCGATGGTAATGAACGCATATTGATGTGCGTCATAGAAACCTGCGGTGTATGCAGCAACGAGAATGTCTATGGTCGTCGTCTCCGAACATAGAAACAGAACAACTAAAAAGAGAATGCTGGACCTTAATGTTAGAAATTTTtgcgtcaaaaaaaatttgcatttttttcttacaaaaattCGGGAAAttatattctgcaaaatatcatggttattttataatatacatatcctgaaaatttttttaaaaaagtccttTACCGCGAAATTTCATTTAGCGAacatgtaaaaaaatgtttaaccgCGATGAAAAAATTCGTTATAAtcgtaaaatatttaaaattagaaAGTGTCCGTGAAATCTTTCGAAATTTGTCAAccgaaaaaatttattttaagagaattaaaattttttagggTTTTGTTATGACGAAATTTTATTTACGCGAAAAATTAATACTAAAATTAATAGTTAAACAAGATAAGATCAGGCCATGCTTACTTCGCGCTCTTTTTTTGACGTCGCTAAGAATTAGTTCTAAACTGTTGTAAGCTTCTACTGCGAATGTTACAACGTTCagatctttttttcttaattctgTTTCGACGCCGTTTTTTGCTGTGGACCATCCTGATACGGTCGAAAAAACGATACCTAGTCGTTGCCAATCGAATTTACGTGCCATTATGCTGTAAATGTTGGCTATTTGTGTACTATGTTCTCTCGCAAATGGTCTCGTTCTGATAAAATATGGAAAAGCTGCGCTTGAAGTAACCTCGATGCAATTGTGGGAGATAAGCAGTTTGTTTGAGTATGTAGTCCCTTGTATTGCCGCGTTGCAAGAGCCGCATCTTGGCCCAAAAACAGCCGACACATTGTAGGTGTATATCAAGTCGGACGTTTTGCCGGACGTAAGAATGGCATCACACATAGTTGTTTCAACTCTGTACGTGACCTTGACATCCGGGGGAGCGTTTTCTTCTGTCGCGAGTTGGACAGTCTTGTTGTATATATACTCTTCATACTTATCCTTGTTTGGTGATAGTATTCCTAAGGGAATATCACAGTGCGTGAGTGATAGAGTACAACACAGCAACACCAgaatatttgttttcattttcgtgTGGTTTGCTTTTCGCTAtgtcaatgtttttattttttaaagtacttGTTCCATTTTTCACCTATTTCTTTCTGTCTTTCTATCTTCCTATCTACCTTCTTAATTTTTATGTCTCGTTTAACAAACTTGTTATCGATGTATCTTGTGTCACTATGGTGACGAGTAAAAAACTTTTCAAAGACGTAGAACAAATGCATTCACAGCAGTGGCATACAAGACATCGCTTTTGAACAGGCAAATTGAAACAGTTGTTCTTTCaaccaaaaattaaacatttatgACTTCGTATTTATATccttaattaactttttttttatgttaattgaagtatgaataaataaaaagattaaTTATTTGCACCAAGTCATCAATTTTGTGGGATGCTGCTCCTTGTCCCCTTAAATGGAGAGTTATCAAGACGTGTATTTTACTTAAATAAAGCCGTGTTTCCACTCCATATATTTTGCCTTGGAAAGGATCggattgaaaaattaaatgctTGATTAACTTAGTCggctatttctttttttcatattcTCTGATGTCTCTCGGAAAAAATTGGAAATAATTGAGTTCAATTCAACTTTAACTCGGAACGTAACGGAAAAGATAAGGGAATTTCTGAGTcgtgtttaaaaaatgtcttcTCGCATACGTAGAAATATCTCCGTTTCGACCCAATATTCCGACGCAACAAAATGTGTAAAGAGAAATTTGGGTTAAAAAAGTGAGCATATTATTTAGCTTTCAAATAAAGAGTAGTAATAGGGTTAATTCCTGCAAGACAGTGAGAGGGAGCTGGCTTAGGTATACAGGTTTAGTTGCTCGCATTTGAAAACAATGCTGGCAATTTAAAGAGTCGTTAAAAGTGTCTACTTTGTTTGTAATGACGCtattgtgaaaataaaaataatcccTGAAATAAAAGATTTTCTGTCAGTCAGCGTTCTTTTTGTAGATTATTTTAGAGAAACCATGTTTATTTGGTTTGAATGTAATgtgatgacttttttatttttagctgtcACAACTAAAGCTTGATCAGTTGTCATGTAAAAATGTGTCATCTTTTACTCCATTACATATCAATGGTACGTATTACTTTTTCCCATAACTTTTTGAGGACGTGAGGGAAGACCTAACTCCTTAAATATTCATTTCTGACTTGTCTTTAAATTTGTGTTGCtacttttttttggaaaaaaagtaGATATTTCTAATTTGGCTAAAAATAACTTGCTTTGCGATAGAAAAACGTACTCTAACAGTACGCGGCGTTGCGCTATGTCGTATTCATGGAAAGTATTTATTCTTTAGATGACCCTGGCAAAGAAAAGgttaaagaaaagttaaaactGGCAGTAAGTCGCATAAAAGAACTTACCAGGGAGAGATCACAGCTTATCAATGCTGGAAATAAACTTCGAGCTGAGCTGGTCAACATCAAAGGTGAGTTTTTTGTTCAGACTATTTTTAATTAAGGTCGCAAAATTGGGGGAAAATGGTCTTGTGACGTCAGTAACAATTAGCATGTTTCAAATGTACCAAATAACCTAAAAGTCCGGTGTGTAAACATTGGCaaataaactttgacaagttcaaaaaatGCGAGTCTAAAATAGAAGCAACCAATGTAATCACTTGTGGCGGTAAAACTCGAAGTAAAGCCGTCCTGTTTCATTATATATTGTATGATTGTagtagttgttgttttttacagAATTATATAACTTCTTTTTACCCCGTTTCTAACATAAACAACTGGATGGACACCTCTTTAAAAGTGGACACTTATTTAAAAGTGGGCACCTCTTTAAAAGCGGGAACATTTAAAGAGGTTCCCTTTTATGGTTACTatggaactaattttcgcgcttAATAAGtgttacataaaatttatacatcGTCGTTACACTAGTACGTTTATAGAAAAGTGTATTGATTTTCCCTGTGTATCGTGGcggaataaatttaaaaaatgatttaaatggttttctttaaataataataattttgtagTGTTTAGGAATGTGCGAATATATTGTCCATGTCGTAAGAATAAGCCTTAAATTGTGTGCTAGCTAGCGAAAGGTAGCATCATTCTGAAATGCCCACCACACCAGTATAGCTGCCAAGCATAGTATGGACATATGCAAAATGGAGAATACAACGTCCGCCGGACAACGGAACTATGCACTCCTCCTGATCTCATTTCTCCTCCGTTGATCGAGTATGGCATTAATTTAGATAGCAAAAATGAAGTAAAAGAATCTAATGGAGTCAATTTACCTTCACATTTGGATCGTGTTGAAAAGACGGAGTACGAAAAAACGACAACCAACCTGCAAACAGCAAAGAATGAAGTGAAAAACCCAGCAACTCGACATGTAATCTCGCCGGTATCTATCGACTTGCTTGTTCCGAAGGAAGGTAAGTTGGGCATATGCCTATACGAAATTGGTTAGAAATTGCTTCAAGGGAAACCTAGGTAGGGGATTTCGGAAATTTTGTCACAATTTAAAGGGAAATGATACACGTTTTCAGCCGTTCAATTTAAAAGAATAGGTTTGGCTTTTTTATTCCGTTTTCTGTACAGTGAAACTGGAACCAAGGGAAATATGGGGATTTTCTCcaaatttttacttaaattgTTTGTTCGCTTTACCAAATCTTGTATACTAGTTCCATGTTAGTATGGTGTTGCcttcgtttttatttttacatttgttatttcataagACGTAGATTTGAAGACATCTAGCTAATTGAAATGTCTTTAACTTATTTCAAATATTACTTCAATAATCAACACTTGTGATTTGTTGACTTTAAGAAAGGTTTATGTAACACCTGTTGTATTTGTTAGATAATACTGTGCGTAGCGAGGATACCATGGTATCGCTACAACACTCGTCATCGGATCATTCTtctataaaagaagtttggaaaCTACTTGAAAACGAAGACACGATTTCGACTGCCGGCACTGTTGATGACGATGCAATAGCAGTTGTTGGTGTGAAAGCAGTACCGTTACCAAAGGaaagcaaaccaaaacctgtGCTCGCGACAAGAAGATTtccacaaaagaaaaacaaaactaaaataCGAAATTACAACGTTAAAGATGATCGTAAATAGGTTTATTTTTTCGCTTTGCATTTACTTTTTTACCCGTTatattttccacattttttgTGACCTGTGCATTTAGTATGGTGTTTTTAAGCACTGAGGTGGAgaacatatttatataaattaatgttgtatataaaattattgtaaataaataaattatttcgcGTGTAACAAACTTTTAAGTAAACTACGGGTATAACTATTTTAACTGTTTCATTCAATACTGAAACGAAAAATAAACTGACATTTTGCCTGAATACTTCTGTTGTATACAATATTCTTCTACCGCCCGAGGGTGGTTCGTCAACAGTCGGTTAGGGTGGGGATACGTAGGGGCTGGTGATGGCTAATTTGTATCGACGAAAGTAACAGTAGTGAAGCAGGTCCACCCACTCGCGTAGGTTGCTATTGATTTGGCATAATAACTTAatctttttaaacaaagaaGAAGTTGCTTGGCGGTCGCACCGGTGTGTCACCCTACTTGAAGACTTTACACGGCCGCCGGATCCCATTAGACAAAATTCTTCAATTCTCTAAAATGAAATACAGTTTGTCGAACGTTTGTGctgattaaattaaattaatccGACCGtttcacataaaaattattccattttttaatttacccttTTTTGTTGAGGTAACTGGCATTGATTaaagtttttaacctgaaaaagaaggaaaaaattaAGGGATAAATGGTACCTTTTGTTTATAAgcatatcaaaatttaaaaaaaagactcgTTTATGCTAAAATCATCTTTCATTTCCAGGCTTCTTATGGTATGCTTATTTgacaatgatttttttattcgaAATAAACAATAATAGTACATTTTGAGATCGCAATAAAGTTGAAAACACGTCGTTTACCTGTATATATTGAAATAAGCTTATAAAGTTATTTTCTCCTTTTTTATGCTCCTTTGGTTTTCTTGTATAACAACATGATTTACAGATACGTGTTTGCATCTGCGCCCTGCATACGTCCTGGCGAGGATAAACTAATTTTGCGTCATTCCGTCAAGGTCCGAACGGATATTCAACTTTGGATGTGTAAAGGCGTTTGTATTTTCGAGGTTTTTCCTACAGGGGGGATTCCTACattgaaaatgatatttttgtatgtttaaGAGGATAAAAAGTTCtttatcaagtcttttaatttttaaaaatcgtttttcgTTCTTGAGATATTTAGCTTCAAAATTTTCCATCTGACCTTTTGGCATCATCATTGATGATTTAATAAGGTAGTAAGCATAGTTTAATATCTTAACATTTGTAAAGTTTCGTAGCTTAAAAGTAATATCATCTTTAATAGAACGTAGAAATGTAACGtcagcatttttcaaaaaattacttatGACATCATAAGTTCTCAGATTTTAGTTATTAACAATATAAacgacaaaaaaattttaaattctcaAAGCAAATCCATGTCCCTAATCCAATATCAGAggtaattgtattttttattcatgCATTTGTGGtttgaaaattttcaaaagagcaTTTGCTgacaaatttagttcaattatgcGTCATGGCTAACACTGGTCCTGAGGGATACAGTATcctttgttttaataaaatcaaagttcttttttaaaaaatcataaacTTTAAATCAATTGtggaaatatattaaaaataaagttcGTTTGTTTATACTTAGATTTTTCAGTAGTTATTTTTTGATGCGAAAAATATGGAATCTACCGTTGGTTTTTTTCAAACCAGCGCTTATGCCGACAAGCAAATGACGCGGGAACAGTTCGCGGAGCTTGTCAAATGCAAGTACATACGACTGCCCCCGCATTTGCAAAGAAACGAAGAGAAACtcgacatttcttttttaaaagacgTACACATTAAAGACAAAACAAATCACTCCGAAGAAAATCATGAAGAAGAAgtgaaagaaatttttaaaaaattatggacGAAGAAAAGCGAGGACGAAGAATCCGCGGAAAATATCAACATCAATCCAGAGAATGAGATTTTAACGTTGGATACTCACACGAACAGCGAAGAATCACAACCTCTTATAACTGAAGTAGGAATGTCGAAAAAGCGGGAAAGTTTACAGCAGAATGAACCAACCATAAACGAAAAGCACGCCGACACAAACTCACAAGAGTTGACCGTCTATGAGACACAAAGCAATAAACCAAAAGTTGTCATAGAAAAACGAACTAAAAAGGACTCGATAAGCAACAGTCTCAATAGccgcaaacaacaacaaaacctcCACGCTAATGTAATTCAGAGTCCTTCTTTAAGAAGAGCGGATCCAGATTCAACAACGGTGCAATTGCACCCTACAATTCGCCAAAGACGCCATACAACGTCGGAAGTACCCCGAGCAAGGTACAGAAAAGTAGAGCGAGAAATTAGCATAGCAGCAATGAATGCTAAAGTTGATTTGAAAGCAGTTGTTCAAGATATCAAGGCAAAACGTGACACCAAACCTAAACAAGCTGAAaacattccaagaaataacagagTGGCTAGTAATTGGAATCGAGTATTAAATTTGATTCGGGATGGCTGGTTTAAATCAAGTAATACGAGAGAAAATAAAGAGGTGTTGGAGAAAATCAAGGGTAAAAGAGGCTTTGGTGAACGACGACTTCCTCTTATTGAAGAATCACCTAAAATGAAGAGATCGCAGAGAAATAGTCCTAATCCCAAACTACAAACTTATAACAAAGGTGGAGTGTCATCATCTCGTTTCAGCACTCCTTCACTGGTGCCAGCCAGACGTCGTGATTCAAGTCAAAATAACAACACTGCAGCTAGAAACTTAGGAAATCAACATCAACAACTTCCACCTCTTGAACAGAAATACaggaaacaaaaaatatcactGCCCTGACCACAAATGTATTTGAATGGCCTGTAGTTGTTCTAAAAACATTAAGCTGTTTGTTTCTAAAAGATGAAGAGTCGTCTCACCTTTCCTCGCATATTAGACGATTAAATTTTATGAAGTAGATCGGGCGCACAGCTCATTTTAAATTTTCGCGCATATCTGATTTTCGCGCAAAGTGCTTCTCGGAAACTTAGATGCgcgaaaataataatttttcgtATATTTGGCGGGAAGAAAATTTGATGCACACGGAATAACCTTAAAGGATACAATTTTAGCAGATCTcgctgaagaagaaaaaaagtcatATATATGTTTTGAACATCTTTTCCATATTACCTGAATAGGGAATTTCCTATGCAAATCCTTTCTTTCTATGTTTTAACTCCAAAGTTGAAAACTAttcttttattttcaacaattgTTCATCAATcatcaaattagaaaaaaattataagcgcCCAGGACGCTTGTTCGGATCATTACGGTATCTTATGACAACAGAGATTCTACCTTTCTGGTTTAAACAACAAGggtaaatagaaaaatatattttaaaactgaATTGGAAAGGATAAATTTCTTCTATACAAAACCAGTATGTTACACACTAAAGAGAAGGCTGAAGTAGAGACAGGTTGATTTGGTTTACTTGTCCCCATTCTCTTCTTCTTCACTGATTTCAAAACCTAAACAAAAAAGATATCAGAACTCGATTACGctgtataatatttataagaaaaCTTGTCCAATCATcgcatcaaaaaaaaatttttctggaGTTAATAATTGCACTAACTTGGAACTAACTTCTGTGGATTCACGAGTTTCATATAATCTCGcggaaataaacttttgcggtttccgtttttaacaataaaaatcaaaatttgatgTGAAGTTATTGgaatatatttattaaaacgTTACGACACGCTttgtatttatgaaaaatatagaaaataacACAACAGTATTATGAAATTTTCAATTTATCCAATAATTAAGGTCCCAAGGGGGTTAATGGAAGGAGGGATTGAGCGTTTAATTCTATTGCGTCGaagtttcttttttaagaaGGAACATTTTACGAAGCTAAAAAACAAAGCATTCGTTCGTTCCTTATTAAATCGCGTAATAACAGAGCCAATTGTCTTAAACAAACCATTAAAAAACACAGAACACTGGTGAAAAGCTCTTTAGCTGAGACAGTCGAttcatgttaaaaaaacattgcagtTTTAAAGTGAAAATATATTGATTTGTTTAAACGAGAGAGAGAAAGGTTTTTTACCCGGGAGTAAAATTCCAAACATTAACGGTTGATTAAGCATGTTTTACGGAACGAGGTTACCGCTAaagttttttaaccactaattttttttctctaaagtattaatttttgcgCAATAGTAAAATGAACGTATTTcacaaatattaaattttgcgCAAGTTCAAATTTCCACACAAATAACAaggaaaaaatatgaaaatttaggGATTGGGGCATTACGGAAAACGCTGTGATTACGTTTTGGACTCCATTCCGTAATAAATCAAGATTTCCAATTAACGAATCGTTTAAAAATGGAGACCCGATCGTTAAaacttaaaatagaaaaaagataCGGTACAATTTAAAACCAAAAGGATAttaattaacttttaaaaactaaagcATAAAAACTGTATACCTAAAGGCATAATTATATCTTGATTAGAGAAGACTTCCACGTCTACAAAAATGCTGAAAACTCTCTTTTGAGGATGACGAAACTGCAGCGTTTAATTTGAATTTGTTcaacagaaaagaaaaaactagaCATCCAGTCAATTTGTCATGATGAATAGCAACAAAACAGCAATgacagaaacaaaacaacaactcaTACTTTCATTATCTACGTCAGAGATGACAGTTTGTTCTTGTTTCCTTCTTACCATTGCTTGGTAAGCCAATAGTGATTCTCTCGGATAAAACGTTGAGAGAGGATTAGCTTTCCTTGCTTCCTGTAACAAATCTTCATAATTTTCTTCAAACAAGTGCAACTTATAACCAATCGCAAAACCAAGTAAGGTAGTTATAACATGTACTTGAGGttctgaaatataaaaatatttatgtgaATACTTCAAAGGTATTAAACAGGCGTCAGAAAGATATGAAACACACAAAACTAACTTacttcttaaaaaatgaaagcCACGTATTTTATTTGCATACAAGGCAGAAAACGTTCCACCAAATGTGAACCAGAGAATGGTTTTAATTGTCATTATTCCTAAAAATGAGCAGTAATAAATTGAAATACATCCATGTAGTTTTAGTCTAAAAATCATTGACGGATTTGATCATCCCAATTAGCACAGAGGGTTTGAAATGTTATCCGTAACTGTAGCCATCCAAAAAGTTGGAGCCTCATCACCTATAGGGGAACTGGTGTTAAGACCACCAACATTAAATGTACTTAGCTCTGCTAGAACATAACATTGTCCTAAAATAAGCTAAATTTGACTAAATGAAACTCATGAAAACCAAAAATACGACGCATCCCTCAGAGAGAATATGCTTGATAGTTTTCTCACATGTTCTGCTTGATTCGTAACCTGCAAAATTTAATGTTCTGACCAAAATATTTGGGTGGGAAGTTCAGATTCCTTAATAGAGTGTGATGATGTCTCATCCCAAAAATGACTTGAAATATTAATTTGTTTGAACACTGCACACTGCACTTTTATTTTagaccaaataacttggaaataaGTGGAAAGAACTGAcctcatctcctgcgtgggtaagtAGGTACCCCCTGGGACCAAAATAAGATTAATTTCCAAAGCTGAGTCAATCCATTCATTTCAGAACAGATGGGGCTTAAacgtttttgatgacgtcagcaaaactttcaaacccttatatctcctaactgttttcgtcaaaaacacagtttacaagactgtaaaaattcaaaatctTGGTACACGCCTTTTTGTAAACTTGTAGGTTGGATAGGTGCAAAAACCTGTTCCTCAGATTTTCGTGCTGAAAACTTCAAAGGCACAAACGTGTACGCCATTCATGGACCTCACCATGCACCTTGATATCAGttgtattaatttttgtttttaataaaacaaatataaaaatctaTGTATTAAGTTCTGAATAAAGGATCATCACTTGGTAAACGTCCTCATTAGTAAAACACACAACATAATTAATTCTTGAAAATTTGCGTATGTGAACCTGCAAAATGCAAGATCAAACGATGTTGTCAGGGCTATGAAAAAAAGGAAAGGGTTAGagggttaatttaaagacaaGGGCAATCAGCAATCTAAGACTCTATTTTGAATGTTCCCCCTCTTACACTTCAAGAAGTGATTCCAGTGaccctaatttaaaaaagttcaaaCTCCTCCTTATCCTGTTCTGTATTGGCTATAAGTAGGCCTTATCACGTATACAGAAGctttggttttctttttttgtattattatgcATTACTTTTAGTTGAGTTAAGTTCTGTATATTATCTTTAGAGTACATATGATCtctttagtttatttatttatatttggtTCTATAGTACTTGTATTATTTGCTTTGGCATCTATAGTTTGTCTGTATGTTGGAAACCCAATGTCAGAAAAACCCAACAACAGCAGTTTCTGTTGTTAAATTCACAGATACTGTAAAACtgcaaaatctattttttatttataatttattttacaaCAATCTACCTGTTTCTCTGATTGGTACCTATTCAATTGACTTCTCTCACTCTCATAATACTCGTGCTAGCAGCCTAGGCCTTATAAATTTGCATGCTGTTCGTACTTGTGCATTTGGTTTGAAATCCATTAGGC is drawn from Hydractinia symbiolongicarpus strain clone_291-10 chromosome 8, HSymV2.1, whole genome shotgun sequence and contains these coding sequences:
- the LOC130655017 gene encoding uncharacterized protein LOC130655017 → MQTRICKSCCYTRKPKEHKKGENNFISLFQYIQVKNFNQCQLPQQKRRIEEFCLMGSGGRVKSSSRVTHRCDRQATSSLFKKIKLLCQINSNLREWVDLLHYCYFRRYKLAITSPYVSPP
- the LOC130655016 gene encoding uncharacterized protein LOC130655016 gives rise to the protein MTIKTILWFTFGGTFSALYANKIRGFHFLRKPQVHVITTLLGFAIGYKLHLFEENYEDLLQEARKANPLSTFYPRESLLAYQAMVRRKQEQTVISDVDNESFEISEEEENGDK